In Methanofollis sp., the genomic window CTGGCCTGATCACGGAGAGATGATAGTAGCACATCGATCATGGCCGCGCAATCTGCATAGTCCGCCAGAAATGACAAAATTACGGATGAAACACGGGATTCGAACAAAAGAAAGAGAGCCCCAGGCGAGAGTTGAACTCGCGACCTGCTGATTACAAGTCAGCCGCTATGCCACTAAGCCACTGGGGCGCGGATGCATTATACGTTGATCATGCCTGATAAAAAAGATGGCGATGCCCCGACCCTCCCCTGCCCCCCTGATCAGGCACGCCTGACCTTCCCAACCCTGCGAGATGTCACGCCATAATCCCCGCAGACGGCCGTCATCTCCTCGAATGCCCCCCGGCAGCAGACACGCACCGGCACCGGCACCCCCTTCCGGAATGCGGCCATCTGCCGGTCATAGACCTTCTGGATATGCCGCAGATCATTGGCGGCGAAGTAGTCATGAAGGCACCTGAGAAACGCCACTTCCTGATCAAGGTACGCCTCTTCATAGGCCCTCACCTCACGGGCGATCTCGCGCGCCTCATCCTCCCCGATTGAGGCATAATATTCGCCGTGCTGGTTGAGTCCGCTGATCTGCCGCCAGTCCACGGTGCCATCCTCCCCCTCCTCGCGGTGGAGCATGTAGGGGTACACCCTGCAGATGGCCATCCGGCGGTCATAGATGGTGCACCGCCTCTCCTCAGAGAGAAAGACGCATGTCCCGTCGTCCCGTGTCCGCAGCGCATAGCCGGAGACATAAAACGTCCCGTTCTGATCACAGAACTCGAAGTACGGCGCGGGCATCAGGACAGAAGGGTCTATCGTCTTCACCTGCTCGGTGTCGTCATCGAGGAGAAAGACATGGTCGTTAAGCTCCCGCGTGCAGCACCTGCCGCAACAGGTGCAGGAGAACCCCACCTCTCTGATGATACGGACGAGGTCTGCATCAGGGTAACCGAGGAGCGCATCGGTCTCAGCCTCGATGTCGGCGATCATCTGGCCAAAACGGTCTGTCGGGGCGGGAGCTTGCTGGTGATGGTCCATCACTATAAGATTGCGGCCCACAGGAGATGCTCTTTCCGGCCGGGGATCACCCGGGATAGCGGCCAGGTATTATCTCGGAACACCCGTGATCCTGCCGCGTATGAGGTACTGGTCGCCCATTGCTTACTCTTCGGACATGTCTGGAAGATGGCAGAAGAGGTCTGCACCGGGGGTCAGGGAGGTCGACGGCGCCAAAGCCAAACTACACCGCGTGCCGGAGACCCTGCTAGCATGGGTGATCGACAGATGGAAGTTACCGCAAGTGCGGAGGGCCGGACACACGTTCCGCTATGCGCTCAGGAAGATCCCGGCACAACCGACGCCGTGCTCTTCGAGACGCCCGCCACGCGTTAGGAATCTGTGCGAGGCAGTTTCTCGATGCGACCGGCGGGCTCTGGAAAAGAGTCCTCCTCGGCGGTGGCATGTCTTCATGAGTACGGTGACCCGGCACGGATGTCAGGAATCGACGATCCTGATTTTCAGTACGAAGCCCCTCCACCATGGCATGGTCGTCATCGGGCTTCCATATCTGCTGGCCGGAGCACTCTCGAAGAGGGCGCCGGTTGTTCGTCGTGCGGGGCATCGAACATCGCCGGTGATAACACCAGACGGCCGAACCAGAACGAAAGAACCGGAGCACGTTTTCAAGGGAGGTACGTTGCTGCGGTCGCACGCAGATCGCCCCTGATAGGAAGAGCATTCTTGCCGCTACAACAGGTCAGGATAAGAAATGAAACCCTTGCCACTCCCTGACATCAGGTTTCATGACCATGATAGGGAAATATCTCTGTTTCTATGGATAAATCAAGAAATGGCGGCATTTGTGGCGGATAAACTCCGACCGATCATGGGGAAGGTATAAATACCCAATGTCCCATTAGAGTCCTTCACGAGAAAGCACATCGGTGCGATCCCGGGGGGGACAGAGGAACATTGACTATTTTACCGAATGACGCGTACGTACGCCCGGAATACGATCCGATAACTGCCCATATGGACTCGCCTCTAGCCGAGATCGTACGGCCGGATCTGGAAAAAAGCCGTATCGACGGGGCCCATTCTTTTGGAACGGTCATATACCGCCCCACACAAACGCCCAAAATGGGGAAATCACTTGCAGCCATTCCCTGTTACAATGAAGCCGTCACCATCGGTTCTGTTGTCCTGCAGACACGGAAATATGTCGACGAAGTCCTGGTCATCGACGACGGGTCGACAGACGACACCAGGGCCATCGCCATTGAGGCGGGAGCGAAGGTCATCACCCATGCGGCAAACCGCGGCAAAGGAGGTGCGGTGAGAACGGCACTGAAATACGCACAGGACGGCGCATTTGACTTCATCGTCCTCCTTGACGGCGACGGCCAGCACGACCCGCGCGAGATCCCGGCACTGGTGGAGCCGGTGCAGGAGGGAACGGCTGACCTTGTCATCGGGTCGCGTTTCCTCAGCAGCAAGAACAGGATCCCAAAATATCGTCAGCTCGGCCAGATGGTCCTCACGACCATGACGAACTTCAATGCCCGGCATACGACGACCGATTCCCAGTCAGGTTTCAG contains:
- a CDS encoding YkgJ family cysteine cluster protein, translated to MDHHQQAPAPTDRFGQMIADIEAETDALLGYPDADLVRIIREVGFSCTCCGRCCTRELNDHVFLLDDDTEQVKTIDPSVLMPAPYFEFCDQNGTFYVSGYALRTRDDGTCVFLSEERRCTIYDRRMAICRVYPYMLHREEGEDGTVDWRQISGLNQHGEYYASIGEDEAREIAREVRAYEEAYLDQEVAFLRCLHDYFAANDLRHIQKVYDRQMAAFRKGVPVPVRVCCRGAFEEMTAVCGDYGVTSRRVGKVRRA
- a CDS encoding glycosyltransferase family 2 protein, whose product is MGKSLAAIPCYNEAVTIGSVVLQTRKYVDEVLVIDDGSTDDTRAIAIEAGAKVITHAANRGKGGAVRTALKYAQDGAFDFIVLLDGDGQHDPREIPALVEPVQEGTADLVIGSRFLSSKNRIPKYRQLGQMVLTTMTNFNARHTTTDSQSGFRVLSRSAIERFTMESKDYNVESDMITSLSAQGISITEVPISVTYDVPNKHKKNPITHGFGVLRSIMGTMEYSNPFLTFGVIGIAALVVGIAFGVTALSAYVATATLPFWTSLLGGTFTLLGVLFLMAGITLRYVAMTVRRMA